GGTAAGGATCATGGCAGGCGCAGTTCTGTAGCTTGGGAATGGCCTTGGCTGACCTTGCCCTCCAGCCATCACACAGAAGACATGCTCCTCCCTGACCCCCTGAGATGCTGCAGGGACTCGGGTAGATGCCAAGAGAAAGCCCCTTAGGGCCTCCCTGAGCCACCCCCTCTCCAGGCCCATTACTGGAGTCTTTTTAAGGTACTGTCATTTGTTAGTCACTGCAGAGTAATAAGATTaggataataaatgaataaaaagtgaaagaaatagtTACTCTGTTTATAACTCCTCTAGCTGGTTCACATGTTAGAAAAGCATCCAGGAAAAGCATTGTCTTATACTTCTTATGAAGGGTGTCTAACTAATAAAACCCTGAATTCCTAGACCTCAGTCTAAGAGGAAAAGGCTCTGGCCTCCTGTGCAGTGGCCACCACTGGACAGCAGCTCAGTCCCGGAGGTGGACAAGGTCCAGCCCTCTTCAGGTACCTCTCTGCCTGGGGGGTGAGAAGACACACCAGGATTTACCTCCAGGGGAAGGGGAGACCGCCTCCTGCTGGAGGGGTCTTTGTGAAGCAGCCTTTGAGCTGCATCCCAATATATGGGTCAGAATGAGATATGGgtgatggggggcggggggggcaaaAGGGGGCATCCATGCAAAGAGATGGGTAAAAGCCATGCCATGGGACAGTGCAACTGATTTGGGGGGAATGACAGGTAATTTTAGTTCACTGGCCACTTGGTTCATCTTGTGGATGAGGGGAGATGATGCCAGAAGCCCTTCATGCCAATTTTTGAAAGCCAGGTGAAGGAGTTTGGACATTCTATGGAAGTACGGGGGTGTCAAGGTCATTTAGCACAAATACGGCAGGATTCAAGTGAAAGTGTGACCACGAGTAGAACTAGAAGAGGGAGTTACTGGAGGATGGATGCCCTTTAGGGAGATGTCACAGCCGGTAGAGAGGAGATGAGATGAGGAGATGAGCTAGGAGAGACCTCCATGGTGGTAAGGATGGCTGGCCAGGAGCAAGCGAGAGGCAGGAGCCGGTACAGTAGTGCTTCCGCTCAGCCAGCACAGCACTGCACAGGCAGGAGTCCCAGGAGAGGGGTGGTTTCTGCTAATTCCTGCCGGACCTCCTGAGAAAGCCAGGGCCGCTCGGAGTGTCTCTCCATCAGGAAGGCTGAGCCCACAGCCTGTAGCTGCTGGGGGCGGGGAAGCATCGTGTCCACACAGGAAAGCAGCGCTGCTTAGGCAGCCTGAGTGCACGGATGGCCAGGGCCCAGCGATAGGTCAGTTGGCTGACTGATCAAGAGCTCGTAAAAGAATACCCAAGAAGCCACTGGAGAATGGAGCTGGGAGGTTGGAAGGGAAAACTGGGAACTTTTACATTCCTTCTACTGTTGACATTTGTTTTAACCATGAGTAGATGTTGACTTTATAGATAAAAGGAAAACAGTGTCAAGCCATCCCTTCCTTTTTGTCTTCTGTCTACTGTTTCAGGATTAGCAAAGGACACTGAGATCTGGTTCCTGGACAGAGCGTTATACTGGCATTTTCTCACAGACACCTTTACTGCCTATTATCGCCTGCTCATCACTCACCTGGGCCTGCCCCAGTGGCAGTACGCCTTCACCAGCTATGGCATTAGCCCCCAGGCCAAGGTAAGGGAGAACTCCCTGTCATCTCAAACTGCAAAACGTATTAGAATCTTCTGAGGAAATGCCTAAATTGCAGAGTCCCAACCTCCTCATCTGATTCTGCAGATCTGGGTATGCCCAGGaacttgcatttctaataagcaaAGTAGTTGCTTCCAATTCAGGTGGACAACAGCACTTTATACTAATCTAGTTAAGTGGTTCCCAGCCTTGGCTAGTCCTCGGACTCATCTGGggagttttaatttctaatgaattagggcaggggcagggcttaGGTTTGATGGCTGGTTTTGGATTCACagtacatgcacacacaagaaCAGAGAACAGTCTCGTATTCTCTGGCTCCTCATCCGCCCACTTCCCCACCAGCAGCCGCTGTTGGTTTCTCTTGTGCCCTCACTGAGCCATGTTGTTGGATAGAAACCACACACGCATAGAGTTTGGGGTTCTTTTTCTCTAAGTCACGAGTGAGATACACTGTTCACATTGTTCTGCGCCTTCTTTTCACTTAATGGCTCACTGGAGCTCTTTCCCTGTCCATATACAAAGAGCTGTCTCTTTCATTGATATGCAGTATTTCAAAATATGGATGTGCCTCATTTATACTATAGATCTAGGTACCATTTTAAACATACAAATGTCAGATAATGCTGATAGGCTGCCTTCTTTGAGAACACCAGGTGTGTAGAGAACTTTTGACCGGGTGGCGAAAGATGAGGGGCTCAGTTCCCTGTATGTATTCGTCAAGGGGACCTCGCTTGCTCAAATGGCACATGATGATGACATCATCCAGGCAACACAGTGGGTGGTTATTATCAATGAACACCAATAAGTGTCGATGCCCTTTGCCTTCAGCTGCCCGGAAAGCCTGCAGGGAAGAGAGCAGGCGGCTCCCCTCAGCGGAGCCAGCTCTGGTCTTGGCCTGCTCTTTCCCCATAGGAAGGATGCTACCCAGTCCACCCGAGGAGCAGAGGCTGGTGTGAGGGCAGAACAGTTAGGACACTATGCCCTGTGCCTTGGGGACCTAGCATCCCAGGCTCAGGGCTCACTACATTAGAAGGAAGCACAGTTACTCAGATTCTTCATCCTCATCCTGCTCTATTTAGAGGTTAAAAGACCCCATAAAGCAATGTGTGTCTTCCTTTTTACCCAAAGGAAGTGCTGATAGATTTTAGAGGCAGTTTTCATGAAAACTTTTACTCTCTGCCTCATCTCCCCAGCTCTCTACCCCTATAACACCACTAAAGAGCATGAGCACATGCTTGTCTCCTTTGAATTGTGACTGTCTCTCCCAACTCTGCCTTACAGCAATGGTTCAACATGTATAAACCCATCACCTACAACACAAACCTCCTCACTGAAGAGACCGACTCCTTTGTGAACAAGCTGGATCCTAGCAAAGTGTTCAAGAGCAAGAACAAGACCATAATCCCCAAAAAGAAAGGGCCTGTTCAGTCTGCAGGCGGCCAGAAAGGGCCCTCAGGTCCCGCTTCCACCTCTAAATCCTCCTCTGGGTCTGGAAACCCTGTCCGGAAATGAGCAGCCCCCTCCGCCTCCTCGCCTGCCCCACAGTGGTGATGTCGTGCACAGATGCCCTGGGCAGGACCCAACCTCAGAGTCTGTGTGTGGAACCACAGTCCTCTCTCTGTCTGCACTTGATCCCAGcaaaaggctgagaagcgatTCCTCTCCCCATCTAAATGACAGAATCCTAGGCCTTTTACTCCCATTGGCCTGAGCCAGGAGTTGGAAGGTCATATTCAGGTCTCCCCAAGAATCCTTCCACATACCCATTACAGCAGGTTGCGCCATCTGCTGCTCCTAGGAGATATGAGGAATGTAAGGTTTTATGTAAGTAACTAAGTAGATCTGTTAAgagctttcttctctttctaccccaacccccaacccctcAGCAGTAATTGTAGAGGTTCCCCAAAGAAACCACTGGTTTTGACCTAGGAGGCATTAGAACTATGCTGTTTAATTGGTAGCCACTTTTAAAGCAGCTAAATTTAAACCATATTAAGAATTCAATTCCTCAGTTTTATTAGCCACATTGGAATATTTGCGTGGCTAATGGATTCTATATTAGACACCACAGAGACGATGAAACATTTCtatcattgcagaaagttctgttgggtAGGTAGCACTACATTAGAATATTTTTGCATTACCTTTACTCAGATCAGTTCATTTTTGTTAGAGAATATTGAACACTCTCACAATTTGATGGGTTATAATGTTCCA
The Ovis aries strain OAR_USU_Benz2616 breed Rambouillet chromosome 23, ARS-UI_Ramb_v3.0, whole genome shotgun sequence genome window above contains:
- the TPGS2 gene encoding tubulin polyglutamylase complex subunit 2 isoform X3, with protein sequence MISSWEQKNNCVLPEDLKNFYLMTNGFHMTWNVKLDEHTIPLGSMAINNISKLTQLNQSSMYSLPNAPTLADLEDDIQEASENQPEKPHFDSRSVIFELDPCNGNGKVCLVYKRGKPGLAKDTEIWFLDRALYWHFLTDTFTAYYRLLITHLGLPQWQYAFTSYGISPQAKQWFNMYKPITYNTNLLTEETDSFVNKLDPSKVFKSKNKTIIPKKKGPVQSAGGQKGPSGPASTSKSSSGSGNPVRK
- the TPGS2 gene encoding tubulin polyglutamylase complex subunit 2 isoform X2, with the protein product MEETSPPLLGSSKPHLEKLTLGVTRILESSPGVTEVTIIEKPPAERHMISSWEQKNNCVLPEDLKNFYLMTNGFHMTWNVKLDASENQPEKPHFDSRSVIFELDPCNGNGKVCLVYKRGKPGLAKDTEIWFLDRALYWHFLTDTFTAYYRLLITHLGLPQWQYAFTSYGISPQAKQWFNMYKPITYNTNLLTEETDSFVNKLDPSKVFKSKNKTIIPKKKGPVQSAGGQKGPSGPASTSKSSSGSGNPVRK